The Pyrenophora tritici-repentis strain M4 chromosome 2, whole genome shotgun sequence genome window below encodes:
- a CDS encoding DUF1421 multi-domain protein, whose product MAGSQSNSGDTDADVQEQLLNYPSERNTSKRAETISPGAKFTAEHLMRHCPYTVTFDYINPSLWGVPAPEDADETHATTWVAKAIHDYHVGMEWDERLYFDYQWDFEGWTRELFQKVERTTLRSLKTVLRYRGVYTGKFRARVADSLFNLLGGENAPEWDPAEFKAEKFDERSEAYQRQQNAHLAAPIDRQAQQPLQQTQPLEPLQPQPQRPSQGEQYRVRQGVRSHPQYQELQQPPYAINAYAGPQPRQTEQAMQPQQWYPQTQTRPPATAYREVTPFPQQPTNRVPDRPLGLPHDPYKTLPPRWSRNDRLEANTITQFSKLWDNSNKYTGNAYDLLDDKIKIFFSICWQVDIQEEQFHAVFPRILTGRAETFYIQVVERDDSFADAYMAIKNHFDHDVHHQHYYTDWTTTTFARTRAENPDKGLHEVLQILLDKLQLCQRALGKNFEGEDALRTTVINACRGVPELEMALFKPATICEGLFSDLRSAVETHLARQHTAQLVTEDQYYLDRRYNGNGRIRGGSRGGGGFRGGSRGAYRGGEQRDDNGRGFKPRWRKKCFVCRKEGCWSTNHTDKERKDARAQFFSTLYFTGAQPPEDFSVHLAEYEGIEHTSQYNQRGWREEEDCEDDEDDDVAEAHSEHQFFKEQCLADQAFLHHISGDDIYSRDAPSAPASQFLLEDRYTRSVYQGILPDTGAANVSTVGKEQYLALTREDPTVKLDTSTAGKASIKFGKGEATASIGTVQVSTEIGKINFEVLEAPTPFLLCLADMDRLKVYFNNTTDELVQDDVHIPVIRKWGHPWFHLNKRERATMFLTETELRRLHRRFGHPAVTRLVKLLKDAGHNDFEERTLEEVTKFCHHCQLHSSAPRRFKFTLKDDHHFNYEILVDVMYLSNKPVLHVVDSSTAFQGARFLSAISAKETWQALRILWIDTYQGPPDIITHDAGTNFASAEFRAEAKIMGVTCKQVPTEAHWSIGKTERYHAPLRRAWDILHAELTDTMSDDAILQMAVKAVNDTAGPDGLVPTLLVFGAYPRMTAESPPSPSMVKRSEAIQKATKALRKLTAERQVADALNTRNGPATADMLALPLQSEVLVWRESDGWNGPYKIASTDGHNITVDMVNGPATFRSTVVKPYYRPDHLWSDPDAPHAPNEPNEPHEPIAVPPAAQPRRRGRPPGSKNKRKAHAYITKKEQDDLELAIKLRNDGVITTSGAPFEASDDQEISDLVGRGVFKFEQYDERLHSKIRIFKSRLVREVKGKTTKPYEKSRLVIQGYQDYGKEAILTQSPTIQRCSQRLIMSLAPGLVQSGMSVELRDITQAYPQAQTTLKRTILAHLPTELVHRYPEGTILHVIKPLYGIAEAGVHWWTTYHGHHCKELDMSTSTYDPCLLITNSDDADVFGIVGMQTDDTLMLGTTAFLSREEKKIQKAQFRSKPKAMLTPEVQLDFNGCTLTMDASRVLILRQKGQGGRIRLVDIRAPDRAQQYTEQRARGAYIASTCQPEASFDLSVAAQAQQPSDEDIKALNKRLKWQMENLTRGLRYVTVNLTEAKLIVFVDGSFANNKDLSSQLGFVLMLVNESIGANTFTIQGNVIHYSSTKCKRITRSVLASEIYGMVNGFDIGIAVATTLRIVTERLGLPAIPLVICTDSYSLYECLVKLGTTKEKRLMIDIMALRQSYERREITEIRWINGEDNPADAFTKASPNRALERFIDGNKLTVRVDGWVQRPTSFDV is encoded by the coding sequence ATGGCAGGCAGCCAGAGCAACTCTGGCGATACAGACGCTGATGTTCAAGAGCAACTACTCAACTATCCATCCGAACGCAATACAAGCAAGCGCGCAGAAACTATATCCCCAGGAGCGAAGTTTACTGCTGAACACCTTATGCGACactgtccatacacagtCACGTTTGACTATATCAACCCATCtctctggggtgtacccgcacCAGAGGATGCAGACGAGACGCACGCAACAACCTGGGTCGCGAAggctatccacgactaccATGTAGGAATGGAATGGGATGAGAGACTATACTTCGACTACcaatgggactttgaaggatggacacGAGAGCTATTCCAGAAGGTTGAGCGCACTACGCTAAGATCTCTGAAGACTGTGCTCCGGTATAGGGGAGTCTATACAGGCAAATTTCGGGCTAGAGTAGCTGATTCCCTCTTCAACTTACTAGGAGGAGAAAACGCTCCCGAATGGGACCCTGCAGAGTTCAAGGCCGAGAAGTTTGACGAACGTTCTGAGGCGTACCAGCGTCAGCAGAACGCACATCTAGCAGCCCCTATAGATAGACAAGCGCAGCAGCCACTGCAACAGACGCAGCCACTGGAACCGCTACAGCCGCAGCCACAACGTCCGTCACAGGGCgagcagtatagagtgagacaaggcgttCGAAGCCACCCGCAATATCAAGAGCTACAACAACCGCCCTACGCGATCAATGCCTATGCAGGACCACAGCCTCGACAAACGGAGCAGGCTATGCAACCACAACAATGGTACCCGCAGACACAGACACGACCCCCAGCGACCGCATACCGCGAGGTGACACCTTTCCCTCAGCAACCTACAAACCGAGTACCTGACAGACCCCTTGGCCTACCACAtgacccgtacaagacgctaccgccgcgatggtctCGCAACGATCGGCTCGAAGCCaatacgatcacgcagttctctaagctatgggacaatagcaacaagtatacagggaatgcgtacgatctcctagacgataagattaagatcttcttcagcatctgctggcaggtagatatccaggaggagcagtttcacgcagtgtttccccgtatccttaccgggcgtgcagagacgttctacatacaggttgtagagagagatgatagctttgctgatgcgtacatggcaatcaaaaaccacttcgaccatgacgtccatcaccagcactactacacagactggacgactacaaccttcgctcgcacccgcGCAGAGAACCCTGATaagggactacacgaggttctgcagatcctgcttgacaagctgcagctatgccagcgtgcccttggcaagaactttgagggtGAGGATGCCCTCCGCACTACGgtcatcaatgcctgccgaggagtaccagaacttgagatggcactgttcaagccagccacaatctgtgaaggactcttctcagaTCTACGATCCGCAGTGGAAACACACCTAGCACGGCAACACACCGCCCAGTTGGTCACAGAAGATCAATACTACCTAGACcgccgatacaacggcaatggaaggatccgaggtggatctcgaggtggaggaggattcagaggcggatccagaggagcataccgaggaggcgagcagcgcgacgacaacggacgaggattcaagccacgttggaggaagaaatgctttgtttgccggaaggaaggatgctggtctaccaaccacacagataaagagcgcaaagatgcccgtgcgcagttcttctctacgctatactttacaggtGCACAGCCCCCTGaggacttctccgtacatcttgcagaatacgaagggatcgagcacaccagccagtacaatcagagaggctggagagaggaggaagactgcgaggatgacgaggatgacgacgtcgcggaagcaCATTCTGAACACCAGTTCTTCaaggagcaatgccttgcagaccaggcgttcttgcatcATATCTCGGGCGACGACATATACAGCCGAGACGCGCCGTCAGCACCAGCATCGCAGTTCCTGCTTGAGGACCGCTACACACGATCTGTGTACCAAGGAATCCTACCAGATACAGGCGCTGCAAACGTATCCACGGTCGGCAAGGAGCAATACCTCGCACTTACGAGAGAAGATCCGACGGTTAAGTTAGACACATCTACAGCAGGGAAAGCGTCTATTAAATTCGGAAAAGGCGAGGCTACAGCGTCGATTGGCACCGTGCAGGTCTCTACGGAGATCGGAAAAATCAACTTCGAAGTGCTCGAGGCGCCTACGCCGTTCTTGCtatgccttgcagacatggaccgctTAAAGGTATACTTCAACAATACGACAGACGAGCTGGTTCAGGATGACGTACACATCCCggtgattcgcaaatggggacatccttggttccatctaaacaagagagagagagcaactaTGTTCCTAACGGAGACAGaattgcgacggctccatcgacggtttggacacccagctgttaCGCGACTAGTCAAACTCTTAAAGGatgctggccataacgacttcgaagaaagaaccctagaagaagtcactaagttctgccaccactgccagctccacagctccgcgccgcgccgattcaaattcactcttaaggatgatcaccacttcaactatgagatcctggtggacGTAATGTACCTAAGCAACAAACCTGTACTGCATGTGGTcgattcctcaacagcgtttcaaggcgcgaggttcctcagcgctatctcagctaaagaaacatggcaagcactgcggatactatggatcgacaccTACCAGGGACCACCCGACATCATCACGCATGATGCAGGTACTAACTTCGCGAGCGCAGAGttccgcgcagaagcaaagatcatgggagtcacatgcaagcaagtacctacggaggcgcactggtctatcggcaaaactGAGAGGTACCATGCCCCTCTACGCCGGGCATGGGACATACTCCATGCAGAACTCACTGACACTatgtccgacgacgcgattctccagatggctgtgaaggctgttaacgatactgctggccctgatggactagtcccgacgttactagtctttggagcgtacccacgaatgactgcagagtcaccgccatcaccatcaatGGTCAAacgcagcgaggctattcaaaaggcgacgaaagccctgcgcaagctcactgcagagcgccaagttgcagacgccttgaacacccgcaatggaccagccactgcagacatgctcgcgctcccactccagagcgaagtcttagtatggagagagagtgatggctggaatggcccgtacaagatcgccagtacagATGGCCACAACATCACTGTCGACATGGTTAATGGTCCAGCGACATTCAGATCAACTGTCGTtaagccatactacagaccagaccaccTGTGGAGCGACCCtgatgcgccacacgcgccgaatgagccgaatgagccgcacGAGCCGATAGCAGTACCTCCGGCAGCGCAACCACGTAGaagaggccgccctccagggtcaaagaacaagcggaaggcgcacgcgtacatcaccaagaaggagcaggacgatcttgagctagctatcaagctacggAACGATGGCGTGATCACAACCTCAGGCGCCCCCTTTGAagcgtctgatgaccaagagatcagcgacctagtaggtcgtggagtcttcaagtttgagcaatacgacgagaggctacacagcaagatccggatctttaagtcacgcctagtacgtgaggtcaagggaaagacaactAAGCCTTATGAGAAATCCCGTCtggttatccaaggctaccaagACTATGGCAAGGAGGCTATCTTaacgcagtcgccaaccatccagcgatgtagccagcgcctgattatgtcgctggcgcctgGGCTAGTACAAAgcggcatgagcgttgagCTACGTGATATTACGCAGGCATACCCACAGGCTCAGACAAcactgaagaggacgatactcgcacacCTCCCTACCGAGCTGGTacatcgatatccagaaggcacgATACTCCACGTGATCAAGCCACTATATGGGATCGcggaggcaggagtccactggtggacaacatatcacggacaccactgcaaggaaCTAGATATGTCAACAtctacgtacgacccatgcctgttgatcacgaacagcgacgacgcagacgtcttcggcatcgtcggtatgcagacagacgacaccctCATGCTCGGAACGACCGCGTTCTTATCACgcgaagagaaaaagatccagaaggcgcAGTTTAGATCAAAACCAAAGGCTATGCTGACACCAGAGGTGCAGTTAGACTttaatggatgtacacttacgatggacgccagcagagtcttAATCCTcaggcagaaaggacaaggaggaaggatcaggcTTGTTGATAttagggcacccgaccgcgcgcaacagtacaccgagcaacgcgcccgcggagcgtacatcgcatcaacatgccaaccagaggcaTCATTTGATCTGTCCGTAGCTGCTCAagcgcagcaaccatcagacgaggacattaaggcactcaacaagcgcctgaaatggcagatggagaatctcACTCGTGGCCTACGCTACGTCACTGTCAACCTTACGGAGGCTAAGTTGATAGTCTTTGTAgacggctcctttgccaacaacaaggacctcagctcacagctaggctttgtcctcatgctcgtcaacgagtccATTGGCgccaacaccttcacaatacaaggcaacgtgatccactacagctctacaaagtgcaagcgcatcacacggagcgtactggcctcagagatctacggcatggtcaacggctttgacataggcatcgcggttgcaaccacgctaaggatagttacagaacgacttggactacctgcaattcccttggttatctgtacagactcgtactccttgtacgagtgcctagtaaagcttgggacaacgaaggagaagcgcCTCATGATCGATATtatggcgctgcgccaatcatatgagcgtcgcgagatcacggagatccgctggatcaatggcgaagacaatcctgcagacgccttcacgaaggcatcgccaaaccgcgctcttgaacgctttattgacggcaataagctgacagtccgagtagatggatgggtgcagaggccaacaagctttgatgtttAA
- a CDS encoding RNA exonuclease 3: MGVGGWGVSSSTLNNQAAPFATAASQVEPKKKKKPKGSGELSLKMLLKRYLGREIQMQGNLGHDSMEDAIAARDLVHWMVQRRLNESVQTIWGSGYEQ, translated from the coding sequence ATGGGTGTAGGAGGATGGGGAGTCAGCTCTTCAACACTCAACAACCAAGCTGCCCCATTCGCCACTGCAGCGTCGCAAGTTGAgccaaagaagaagaagaagcctAAGGGATCTGGAGAGTTATCGTTGAAGATGCTACTCAAGCGATACCTTGGTAGGGAAATTCAGATGCAAGGCAACTTGGGCCATGACAGCATGGAGGATGCGATTGCAGCAAGGGATCTGGTACATTGGATGGTCCAGCGTAGACTCAACGAGTCTGTGCAGACAATATGGGGAAGCGGATACGAACAATAA